A stretch of Leisingera sp. S132 DNA encodes these proteins:
- a CDS encoding D-glycerate dehydrogenase produces the protein MPRDRLSVVVTRRLPEPVETRLSELFDVRLREDDTPMTRSELAAALKDADVLVPTVTDTIDAGLLGQAGERLKLIANYGAGVDHIDVATARQRGILVSNTPGVLTDDTADMTMALIMAVVRRMPEGLAVMQKGDWQGWAPTAFLGGRIAGRRLGILGMGRIGQAVAKRAAAFGMQIHYHNRRRLRPEIEEKLEATYWESLDQMVARMDVISVNCPSTPSTFHLMNARRLKLMKPSAVIVNTSRGEVIDEHALTRMLRTDEIAGAGLDVYEHGTDINPRLRELPNVVLLPHMGSATIEGRIEMGEKVLLNIKTFEDGHRPPDQVVPSML, from the coding sequence GTGCCAAGAGACCGATTGAGTGTTGTCGTTACGCGACGGTTGCCGGAACCTGTGGAAACCCGGCTGAGCGAGCTGTTCGATGTGCGCCTGCGCGAGGATGACACCCCGATGACCCGAAGCGAGCTGGCGGCGGCGCTGAAGGACGCCGATGTGCTGGTGCCGACCGTCACCGATACCATTGACGCGGGCCTGCTGGGCCAGGCCGGCGAGCGGCTGAAGCTGATTGCCAACTACGGCGCCGGCGTGGATCACATCGATGTTGCCACTGCCCGCCAGCGCGGCATTCTGGTGTCGAACACCCCCGGAGTGCTGACCGATGACACCGCCGATATGACGATGGCACTGATCATGGCCGTGGTGCGCCGGATGCCCGAAGGGCTGGCGGTGATGCAGAAGGGCGACTGGCAGGGCTGGGCGCCCACCGCGTTCCTGGGCGGCCGCATTGCAGGGCGCCGTCTGGGTATCCTAGGCATGGGCCGGATCGGGCAGGCCGTGGCCAAGCGCGCCGCCGCCTTCGGGATGCAGATCCACTACCACAACCGCCGCCGCTTGCGCCCTGAGATCGAGGAGAAGCTGGAGGCCACTTACTGGGAGAGCCTCGACCAGATGGTGGCGCGGATGGATGTGATTTCCGTCAACTGCCCCTCCACTCCCTCCACCTTCCACCTGATGAACGCGCGGCGGCTGAAGCTGATGAAACCTTCGGCGGTGATCGTGAACACCTCGCGCGGCGAAGTGATCGACGAACACGCGCTGACAAGGATGCTGCGCACGGATGAGATCGCGGGCGCCGGCCTCGACGTCTATGAGCACGGCACCGACATCAACCCGCGCCTGCGCGAGCTCCCCAATGTGGTTCTGCTGCCGCATATGGGGTCCGCCACCATCGAAGGCCGGATCGAGATGGGCGAGAAGGTGCTGTTGAACATCAAGACGTTTGAAGACGGCCACCGGCCGCCGGATCAGGTTGTGCCGTCAATGCTGTGA
- a CDS encoding FAD-binding oxidoreductase: MVQATSLPRNEAGIAAAIDALTEQFGDRLQTGQAICEQHGHTTTWITNQAPDAVVFPATTREVSEIVTVCAEYGVPVIPFGTGTSLEGHVNAPAGGICVDMMRMHQIIAVHAEDLDVVVQPGVTREQLNTYLRDQGLFFPIDPGANASLGGMAATRASGTNAVRYGTMKDNVLGLEAVMADGAVIRTAQRAKKSSAGYDLTRLLVGSEGTLGLITELTLKLQGIPEAIRSARCSFRTVDEACRAVMMTIQYGIPVARIELLDEMSVRAANAYSGLDLPETPLLLLEFHGSEAGVVEQSDMFASIAEEFGGFDIAATSTAEERSKLWQARHDMYWACLQLRPGAKGISTDVCVPISKLAECVGKSREKAESMGLLAPMVGHVGDGNFHALLLIDMDSDLERQKADEYIGWLNEMAIEMDGTCTGEHGIGQGKRPYLQQELGEATRYMAAIKAALDPDNIMNPGKIVEM, translated from the coding sequence ATGGTCCAAGCCACATCACTGCCGCGCAACGAGGCTGGGATTGCTGCCGCCATCGATGCGCTTACCGAGCAGTTCGGCGACCGGCTGCAGACCGGCCAGGCGATCTGCGAGCAGCATGGCCACACCACCACCTGGATTACCAACCAGGCGCCGGATGCGGTGGTCTTTCCCGCCACCACGCGTGAGGTGTCGGAGATCGTCACGGTCTGCGCCGAATACGGCGTGCCGGTCATTCCCTTCGGCACCGGCACCTCGCTGGAGGGGCATGTGAACGCCCCCGCAGGCGGCATCTGCGTTGACATGATGCGGATGCACCAGATCATCGCGGTCCATGCAGAGGATCTGGACGTGGTGGTGCAGCCCGGCGTCACGCGCGAGCAGCTCAATACCTACCTGCGCGACCAGGGCCTGTTCTTCCCCATCGACCCGGGCGCCAATGCTTCGCTTGGCGGCATGGCGGCCACCCGCGCCTCCGGCACCAACGCGGTGCGCTATGGCACCATGAAGGACAACGTGCTGGGATTGGAGGCGGTGATGGCCGATGGCGCCGTGATCCGCACCGCGCAGCGGGCCAAGAAATCCTCCGCTGGTTACGATCTCACCCGCCTTCTGGTCGGCAGCGAGGGCACATTGGGCCTGATCACCGAACTGACCCTGAAACTGCAGGGTATCCCGGAGGCGATCCGCTCCGCCCGCTGTTCTTTCCGCACGGTGGATGAAGCCTGCCGCGCGGTGATGATGACCATCCAATACGGCATTCCCGTTGCCCGCATTGAGCTGCTGGACGAGATGAGCGTGCGTGCCGCCAATGCCTATTCCGGCCTCGACTTGCCGGAAACGCCGCTTTTGCTGCTGGAATTCCATGGCTCGGAGGCAGGCGTGGTGGAACAGTCGGACATGTTTGCCTCCATCGCGGAGGAATTCGGCGGCTTTGACATCGCTGCCACCTCGACAGCGGAAGAGCGCAGCAAGCTCTGGCAGGCGCGCCACGACATGTACTGGGCCTGCCTGCAGCTGCGCCCGGGTGCCAAGGGGATTTCCACCGATGTCTGCGTGCCAATCTCCAAGTTGGCGGAATGCGTCGGAAAGTCCCGGGAGAAGGCCGAGAGCATGGGGCTTCTGGCGCCAATGGTCGGCCATGTGGGCGACGGCAATTTCCATGCGCTCCTGCTGATCGACATGGACAGCGACCTCGAACGCCAGAAGGCGGACGAGTACATCGGCTGGCTCAACGAGATGGCGATAGAGATGGACGGCACCTGCACCGGCGAGCACGGTATCGGCCAGGGCAAGCGCCCCTATCTGCAGCAGGAACTGGGCGAGGCCACCCGTTACATGGCCGCGATCAAGGCGGCGCTGGACCCCGACAACATCATGAACCCCGGCAAAATCGTCGAGATGTAG
- a CDS encoding aminotransferase, translating to MTDPTIFPSLEIPETLAAGPGPGNTDPRVLQAFANTGLADHMQADVLRGMIECKQMLRDLWGTANTYTYGVGGTGFSGLDCMLNAILPGDTVVAFQNGTFSGIDAMTIRMKAATREELAADAMNPQPASVTVVDVPHGESVSGKLVEQVLAEKKPKWAFMAHWETGSGRINDLKGFSDACVKHGVMGLIDAVSSLGIEDFSIDDYPGVAGWASCPQKGVLCLPLTYAPVSFTDQYIQTVRENGCHSYVHNPILEARHWGIVDGQDVAAGTYHRTHSGYAVAAFHEALRITLQHGRAQKARDYAFHEKALRDAVTAMGCNVTSNMTSLVVLNLPGALAGREKELVGNCRAVGFGIWPTLSEPVQVRIGILNQITPAAITDIVNRFGKAMNDMGAKVDMEAINALLDKHYAPELEPAE from the coding sequence ATGACTGACCCCACGATCTTTCCCAGCCTGGAAATCCCGGAAACCTTGGCCGCTGGCCCCGGGCCGGGCAATACCGACCCCCGCGTGCTGCAGGCCTTTGCCAACACCGGCCTGGCTGACCACATGCAGGCGGACGTGCTGCGCGGCATGATCGAGTGCAAGCAGATGCTGCGCGATCTGTGGGGCACCGCCAACACCTACACCTACGGCGTCGGCGGCACCGGCTTCTCCGGCCTGGACTGCATGCTGAACGCAATCCTGCCGGGCGATACCGTGGTTGCCTTCCAGAACGGCACCTTCTCCGGCATCGACGCGATGACCATCCGCATGAAGGCCGCCACCCGCGAGGAGCTGGCCGCTGACGCGATGAACCCGCAGCCGGCCTCCGTCACCGTGGTGGACGTGCCGCACGGCGAGTCGGTGTCAGGCAAACTAGTGGAGCAGGTGCTGGCTGAGAAGAAGCCCAAGTGGGCCTTCATGGCGCATTGGGAAACCGGCTCGGGCCGCATCAATGACCTCAAGGGGTTCTCGGATGCCTGTGTGAAGCACGGCGTGATGGGCCTGATCGACGCAGTGTCGTCGCTGGGCATCGAAGATTTCTCGATCGACGATTACCCGGGCGTTGCCGGCTGGGCGTCCTGCCCGCAGAAGGGCGTGCTGTGCCTGCCGCTGACCTATGCGCCTGTGTCTTTCACCGACCAGTACATCCAGACCGTGCGCGAGAACGGCTGCCATTCCTATGTTCACAATCCGATCCTGGAGGCCCGCCACTGGGGCATCGTGGACGGCCAGGACGTTGCCGCCGGCACCTACCACCGCACGCATTCCGGTTATGCGGTCGCGGCCTTCCACGAGGCGCTGCGCATCACCCTGCAGCATGGCCGCGCCCAGAAGGCCCGCGACTATGCCTTCCACGAGAAGGCGCTGCGCGACGCTGTGACCGCCATGGGTTGCAACGTGACCAGCAACATGACCAGCCTGGTGGTTCTGAACCTGCCCGGTGCCCTGGCGGGCCGCGAAAAGGAACTGGTGGGCAACTGCCGGGCCGTTGGCTTCGGCATCTGGCCGACCCTGTCGGAACCGGTGCAGGTCCGCATCGGCATCCTGAACCAGATCACCCCGGCGGCCATCACCGACATCGTTAACCGCTTTGGCAAGGCAATGAACGATATGGGTGCCAAGGTCGACATGGAGGCGATCAACGCCCTGCTCGACAAGCATTACGCACCGGAACTGGAACCGGCTGAGTAA
- the ggt gene encoding gamma-glutamyltransferase produces MRIRWQESLYFLSLAAASPLFAQEAADAVAPEAATAGTFEAISPEVAAALEAKARGEAIEADNWMVAAANPHAVEAGAAVLRAGGSAADAMVAVQTVLGLVEPQSSGLGGGAFLVWYDAATGALTTLDGRETAPLAATPTLFQDENGEPLQFFDAVVGGRSVGTPGTPALLEEAHRRWGRANWPSLFEPAIKLAEEGFAVSPRLAALVAGDAERLVSAPATAAYFLPEGEPVAEGATLLNPDYAATLRALAEGGAGAFYSGPIAAEIVRAVTGAEGNPGVLSATDLALYQVKERPAVCAAYRDFEACGMGPPSSGALTVGQILGMLNSYDLAALGAESAEAWRLIGDASRLAFADRGRYMADSDYVPVPAHGLVAADYLASRAELLQGDDALPEVAPGSPEFDHALLADDESIELPSTSHISIVDQYGNVLSMTTTIENAFGSRLMAGGFLLNNELTDFSFRTHADGVPVANRLEPGKRPRSSMAPTIVLKDGKPVLAIGSPGGSRIIGYVAKSIIAWADWGMDIQAALALPHLVNRFGTYDVEAGTSAEGLSEALTGMGYEVNMRDLTSGVHAIEIGDSLKGAADPRREGIALGG; encoded by the coding sequence ATGCGTATTCGCTGGCAGGAAAGCCTGTATTTTTTATCCCTTGCAGCGGCATCCCCGCTCTTTGCGCAGGAGGCCGCTGATGCTGTTGCGCCCGAGGCTGCGACCGCCGGCACCTTTGAGGCGATCTCCCCGGAAGTGGCTGCCGCGTTGGAGGCCAAGGCACGCGGTGAAGCAATTGAAGCTGATAACTGGATGGTCGCTGCCGCAAACCCGCATGCGGTGGAGGCCGGTGCGGCGGTGCTGCGCGCTGGCGGCAGTGCAGCTGATGCGATGGTGGCGGTGCAGACCGTGCTGGGGCTGGTGGAGCCGCAATCCTCAGGCCTGGGCGGCGGCGCGTTTCTGGTCTGGTATGATGCTGCGACGGGCGCGCTGACCACGCTGGACGGGCGCGAAACTGCGCCGCTGGCGGCCACGCCGACCCTGTTTCAGGATGAAAACGGCGAACCGCTGCAGTTTTTCGATGCAGTTGTCGGCGGCCGGTCGGTTGGCACGCCTGGCACCCCTGCGCTGCTGGAAGAGGCCCACCGCCGCTGGGGGCGCGCCAATTGGCCGTCGCTGTTTGAGCCGGCGATCAAGCTGGCAGAGGAGGGTTTTGCCGTCTCGCCGCGTCTGGCAGCATTGGTGGCGGGGGACGCCGAGCGGCTGGTAAGCGCCCCGGCCACAGCCGCCTATTTCCTGCCGGAGGGCGAACCGGTTGCCGAGGGCGCAACCCTGTTGAACCCGGACTATGCTGCCACGCTGCGCGCGCTGGCCGAGGGCGGGGCAGGGGCGTTCTACTCCGGCCCCATCGCGGCAGAGATCGTGCGGGCGGTGACAGGTGCCGAGGGTAATCCCGGCGTGCTCTCTGCCACCGATCTGGCGCTCTATCAGGTCAAGGAACGCCCGGCGGTCTGTGCGGCCTACCGCGATTTCGAGGCTTGCGGCATGGGGCCGCCGTCCTCTGGCGCGCTGACCGTGGGGCAGATCCTGGGAATGCTGAACAGCTATGATCTGGCAGCGCTGGGCGCGGAGAGCGCCGAGGCCTGGCGGCTCATTGGCGATGCCTCACGCCTCGCCTTTGCCGACCGGGGCCGCTACATGGCGGACAGCGATTATGTGCCGGTGCCCGCCCACGGTCTGGTGGCGGCGGACTATCTTGCCAGCCGCGCCGAACTGCTGCAGGGCGATGACGCGCTGCCCGAGGTGGCGCCGGGGTCGCCGGAGTTCGACCACGCGCTGCTCGCGGATGATGAGTCCATTGAGCTGCCCTCGACCTCCCACATTTCCATCGTGGACCAGTATGGCAACGTGCTGTCGATGACCACGACAATTGAAAACGCCTTTGGCTCCCGGCTGATGGCGGGCGGGTTCCTTTTAAACAATGAGCTGACGGATTTCTCTTTCCGCACCCATGCGGACGGGGTGCCGGTTGCCAACCGGCTGGAACCGGGCAAGCGGCCGCGGTCGTCGATGGCGCCGACGATTGTTCTGAAGGACGGCAAGCCGGTGCTGGCCATCGGTTCCCCCGGCGGCAGCCGCATCATCGGCTATGTGGCCAAGTCGATCATCGCCTGGGCCGATTGGGGGATGGATATCCAAGCGGCGCTGGCGCTGCCGCATCTGGTGAACCGTTTTGGCACCTATGACGTGGAAGCGGGCACCAGCGCCGAAGGCCTGTCGGAGGCGCTGACGGGGATGGGGTATGAGGTGAACATGCGTGACCTCACTTCTGGCGTCCATGCGATTGAGATTGGTGACAGCCTGAAAGGCGCGGCAGACCCAAGGCGTGAGGGGATTGCGCTGGGCGGTTAA
- a CDS encoding response regulator transcription factor translates to MLADANPLVLSAMSEIFEKDPRFSLVATSATAEGFLGTVMRVPVQVGIIDWNLPALGGAKLIEVLRDQANAPRLVVYADGSGDVPRKAMSAGAAGFAPRSSAVDGLLDTCLAVAAGKMVFPFLDVRGLQTDPIEQLSRRERTMLEALSKGLTNKELSKELEISTNTVKFHLSNLYEKLSVKNRAQAIAFYYANRAARGDFSLEE, encoded by the coding sequence ATGCTTGCTGACGCAAATCCGCTGGTGCTGTCGGCCATGTCCGAGATCTTCGAAAAGGACCCGCGATTCTCGCTGGTCGCCACTTCCGCCACCGCCGAAGGCTTCCTCGGAACCGTGATGCGGGTGCCGGTTCAGGTCGGGATCATCGACTGGAACTTGCCCGCGCTTGGCGGCGCCAAGCTGATCGAAGTGCTGCGCGACCAGGCCAACGCGCCGCGGCTGGTGGTCTATGCCGACGGCAGCGGCGACGTCCCGCGCAAGGCGATGAGCGCAGGCGCCGCCGGCTTTGCGCCGCGTTCCAGCGCCGTCGACGGGCTTTTGGACACCTGCCTGGCCGTGGCCGCGGGCAAGATGGTGTTTCCCTTCCTCGACGTCCGCGGCCTGCAGACTGATCCGATTGAGCAGCTGTCGCGCCGCGAGCGCACCATGCTCGAGGCGCTGTCCAAGGGGCTCACCAACAAGGAGCTCAGCAAGGAGCTGGAAATCTCGACCAACACGGTGAAATTCCACCTGTCGAACCTCTACGAAAAACTCTCGGTCAAGAACCGCGCCCAGGCAATCGCGTTCTACTACGCCAACCGCGCCGCCAGGGGCGATTTCAGCCTGGAGGAATGA
- a CDS encoding CoA ester lyase — translation MSFHTIEQAPGRLNRSELAIPGSQPQMFEKAAKSDVDVIFLDLEDAVAPDEKDQARKNIIEALNDIDWGNKSMSVRINGLDTHYMYRDVVDVVEQAGERLDLIMVPKVGTAADVYAVDMLVTQIEDAKGYKKRIGFEHIIETALGMQNVSEIAAASKRNESLHFGVADYAASTRARTTIIGGVNPDYSVLTDPAADGSRDVHWGDMWHYALARMVVAARANGLRPIDGPFGDFQDKEGYKAAAKRAAVLGCEGKWAIHPSQIELANEVMSPSDAEITKAHRILEAMAEAEAAGKGAVSLDGRLIDYASIRQAEVLVEKAKQIAGN, via the coding sequence ATGTCGTTTCATACCATCGAACAGGCCCCTGGCCGCCTGAACCGCAGCGAGCTGGCAATCCCCGGATCCCAGCCCCAAATGTTTGAAAAAGCTGCGAAATCCGACGTCGACGTGATCTTTCTTGATCTCGAAGACGCGGTTGCCCCGGACGAGAAAGACCAGGCCCGAAAGAACATCATTGAAGCCCTGAACGACATCGACTGGGGCAACAAATCCATGTCAGTCCGAATCAACGGTCTCGACACCCACTACATGTACCGCGATGTGGTCGATGTTGTTGAACAGGCAGGCGAACGCCTTGACCTGATCATGGTTCCCAAAGTCGGCACCGCCGCCGATGTTTACGCCGTCGACATGCTGGTCACCCAGATCGAAGACGCCAAGGGATACAAGAAGCGGATCGGCTTCGAGCACATCATCGAGACCGCACTTGGCATGCAGAACGTGAGTGAAATTGCCGCAGCCTCCAAGCGCAATGAATCGCTGCATTTCGGCGTTGCCGACTATGCCGCCTCGACCCGTGCCCGCACCACCATCATCGGCGGCGTGAACCCGGATTACTCGGTGCTGACCGACCCGGCTGCAGACGGCTCCCGCGACGTGCACTGGGGCGACATGTGGCACTACGCCCTGGCCCGCATGGTGGTGGCCGCGCGCGCCAATGGCCTGCGCCCGATTGACGGCCCGTTCGGCGATTTCCAGGACAAGGAAGGCTACAAGGCCGCCGCAAAACGCGCCGCTGTGCTGGGCTGCGAGGGCAAATGGGCGATCCACCCCAGCCAGATCGAACTGGCCAACGAGGTGATGTCGCCGTCGGACGCGGAAATCACCAAGGCGCACCGCATCCTGGAAGCGATGGCCGAAGCTGAAGCGGCCGGTAAGGGCGCGGTGTCGCTGGATGGCCGCCTGATTGACTATGCCTCGATCCGTCAGGCAGAAGTGCTGGTGGAAAAGGCCAAGCAGATCGCCGGCAACTAA
- a CDS encoding glycerate kinase: MTGLLTTAKALFQAAVDRADPAKALRAQLASSPLSPLPEGGRNVLLAVGKAAIPMMREALALIPDADQSLVITNPENYTEISGATVLCGSHPVPDEKSAAAGQAAIELARSLGPDDRLVALISGGGSALMVAPAPGLTLADKAAVNKLLLASGLEINEMNLIRQQLSDTKGGGMLRHAAPARVQAYILSDVIGDDLRAIASGPTVAPIGTRAQAREILQRAGIWDSAPNAVRTHLSMAEEVKETPPPAVNTLIGSNRHSLKAMMAAAAEYWSPKLVSHRLVGDVAEAAETVVKAAETAPKDKPVALIFGGETTVQLRGTGLGGRNQELALRVAKLGAERLGGDWLFLSGGTDGRDGPTDAAGGIATPATWQAIRTAGQDPDALLANNDSHAALKAADALLITGGTGTNVADVQVFLRLPD, from the coding sequence ATGACCGGATTGCTGACCACCGCCAAGGCCCTGTTCCAGGCCGCTGTCGACCGGGCAGACCCGGCCAAAGCCCTGCGCGCCCAGTTGGCGTCTTCCCCGCTCTCCCCCCTCCCCGAAGGCGGCAGGAATGTGCTGCTGGCAGTGGGCAAGGCCGCCATACCGATGATGCGCGAAGCGCTGGCGCTAATCCCGGACGCGGACCAGTCTCTGGTCATCACAAACCCAGAAAACTACACCGAAATTTCTGGTGCCACTGTCCTCTGCGGCAGTCACCCGGTGCCGGACGAAAAGAGCGCTGCAGCAGGTCAGGCAGCCATAGAACTGGCGCGTTCTCTCGGCCCGGATGACCGGCTGGTTGCGCTGATTTCCGGCGGCGGCTCGGCCCTGATGGTGGCCCCCGCCCCCGGCCTGACGCTGGCGGACAAGGCAGCCGTGAACAAGCTGCTGCTCGCCTCCGGGCTCGAGATCAACGAGATGAACCTGATCCGCCAGCAGCTGTCGGACACCAAAGGCGGCGGAATGCTGCGCCACGCCGCGCCAGCCCGGGTGCAGGCCTATATCCTGTCGGACGTGATCGGCGACGACCTGCGCGCCATCGCCTCCGGCCCCACCGTGGCCCCCATCGGCACCCGCGCCCAAGCGCGGGAAATCCTGCAGCGCGCAGGTATCTGGGACAGTGCCCCGAACGCCGTCAGGACCCATCTCAGCATGGCTGAAGAGGTCAAGGAAACCCCGCCGCCCGCCGTCAACACTTTGATCGGCTCCAACCGCCACAGCCTCAAGGCGATGATGGCCGCTGCCGCTGAATACTGGAGCCCCAAGCTGGTGTCGCACCGGCTGGTGGGTGATGTGGCAGAGGCCGCTGAAACTGTTGTAAAAGCGGCGGAAACCGCCCCCAAGGACAAACCGGTCGCGCTCATCTTCGGCGGTGAAACCACAGTTCAGCTCCGCGGCACCGGCCTGGGCGGGCGCAACCAGGAGCTGGCTCTGCGAGTCGCCAAACTGGGCGCGGAACGGCTGGGCGGCGACTGGCTGTTTCTCTCCGGCGGCACCGACGGGCGCGACGGCCCGACCGACGCCGCAGGCGGCATCGCGACCCCCGCCACCTGGCAGGCCATCAGGACTGCCGGTCAGGACCCGGACGCGCTGCTTGCCAACAATGACAGCCATGCCGCGCTGAAGGCTGCGGATGCGTTGCTGATCACCGGCGGCACCGGCACCAATGTGGCCGATGTCCAAGTTTTCCTGAGGCTGCCAGACTAA
- a CDS encoding SH3 domain-containing protein, protein MALRHLAAAAAVTVLTATVSAAESRGPVTNLPLPRYVSMKAATGNVRRGPSLTHKIDWVFKRRGMPLEITAEYGHWRRVQDRDGAGGWVHYALLSGVRTVLVEEDMLTVHARPDTRAPVTAAFELGVVARLGECASDWCEISAGGYSGWAPKKKLWGVAPDELRE, encoded by the coding sequence ATGGCACTCCGCCATCTGGCAGCGGCGGCAGCAGTGACAGTGCTGACCGCCACGGTCTCTGCGGCCGAATCCCGCGGCCCGGTCACCAACCTGCCCCTGCCCCGCTATGTTTCGATGAAAGCGGCCACCGGCAATGTGCGCCGCGGGCCGTCGCTGACGCACAAGATCGACTGGGTGTTCAAACGCCGCGGCATGCCGCTGGAGATCACCGCTGAATACGGCCACTGGCGCAGGGTGCAGGACCGCGACGGCGCCGGCGGCTGGGTGCATTACGCGCTTCTGTCCGGCGTGCGCACCGTGCTGGTCGAGGAGGACATGCTGACCGTGCACGCCCGCCCCGACACCCGCGCGCCGGTGACTGCCGCCTTTGAACTGGGCGTGGTGGCGCGGCTGGGCGAATGCGCCAGTGACTGGTGTGAGATCTCAGCAGGCGGCTACAGCGGCTGGGCGCCGAAGAAAAAGCTCTGGGGTGTCGCCCCTGACGAGCTGCGCGAGTAA